A region of Acidisarcina sp. DNA encodes the following proteins:
- a CDS encoding ABC transporter ATP-binding protein: MKSLLRLLRYLGPYSAQALLAVILMAAVGLLDAFRLLLVRPIFDRVLNPNTPSDQIMLFTVPGTHYHLDLRQLIPSYFHNEWTVVAVALVGSTLIKGLCDYAGTYLTNYAGFGMITDLRDDLYDAILRRSVSFFQKHTTGTILSTLINDIERVQYAMSSVLSEFLQQAFTLLFTIGVVVAYGGKLAWVLLVFVPVVITSARRIGREVRRTTRGGQDKLAEIQNILHETIVGNGIVKAFNMEWWEMRRFKKAARRLFRANLRSVRAQAISSPLMDSIGAVAIALLLWVGRGQIKHGSMTEGTFFAFIIAVFKLYDPVRKFALFNNSFQQALGASSTIFEFMDSQDDVREKPHPVVLKGFHGCIQFDHVDFSYSDDEGEKEVLHDVNLEVRAGDVVALVGPSGSGKTTLVNLIPRFFDVTSGRLLVDGHDVRDVSLASLRAQIAKVTQETILFNDTVRNNIAYGQPDVPMSRVLDAARAALAHDFILRLPEGYDTIIGERGFRLSGGERQRLAIARALLKNAPLLILDEATSALDTESELLVQTALANLMTDRTTVVIAHRLSTVRRATRIAVLEDGRVTAVGPHEELLQISPTYQRLYQLQFADAGDIPLHEPQPIDE; encoded by the coding sequence TTGAAGTCCCTTCTGCGTCTGCTACGGTATCTTGGCCCGTATTCCGCGCAGGCGTTGCTCGCCGTCATCCTGATGGCCGCCGTTGGCCTGCTGGACGCCTTTCGCCTGCTGCTGGTGCGTCCCATCTTCGATCGCGTCCTGAACCCCAATACGCCGAGTGATCAGATCATGCTGTTCACCGTGCCCGGAACCCACTACCATCTGGATCTGCGGCAACTGATCCCTTCTTATTTTCATAATGAGTGGACGGTGGTTGCGGTTGCGCTGGTGGGCTCCACGCTGATCAAGGGTTTGTGCGACTATGCGGGCACCTACCTGACCAATTACGCCGGTTTCGGCATGATTACCGATCTGCGGGATGACCTCTATGACGCCATCCTTCGGCGCTCCGTTTCCTTCTTTCAGAAGCACACCACGGGAACGATTCTCTCCACTCTGATCAATGACATCGAGCGCGTGCAGTATGCCATGTCCTCGGTGCTGTCGGAGTTCTTGCAGCAGGCCTTCACGCTGCTGTTCACGATCGGGGTGGTCGTTGCCTACGGAGGCAAGCTGGCGTGGGTGCTGCTGGTCTTCGTGCCGGTCGTCATCACTTCGGCGCGCAGGATTGGACGCGAGGTCCGGAGGACGACGCGGGGCGGTCAGGACAAGCTGGCCGAGATCCAGAACATTCTGCACGAGACCATCGTCGGAAATGGCATCGTGAAGGCGTTCAACATGGAGTGGTGGGAGATGAGGCGCTTCAAGAAAGCCGCCCGCCGCCTCTTCCGCGCCAACCTGCGATCGGTTCGCGCCCAGGCCATCAGCTCCCCGCTCATGGATTCGATTGGCGCCGTGGCAATCGCGCTGCTGCTGTGGGTGGGCCGGGGACAGATCAAGCATGGCAGCATGACGGAAGGCACATTCTTCGCGTTCATCATCGCCGTCTTCAAGCTCTATGATCCGGTCCGCAAGTTCGCGCTCTTCAACAACAGCTTCCAGCAGGCGCTCGGCGCATCCTCCACCATCTTCGAGTTCATGGACTCGCAGGACGATGTGCGGGAGAAGCCGCATCCGGTGGTGTTGAAGGGCTTTCACGGGTGCATTCAATTTGACCACGTGGACTTCTCCTACAGCGACGACGAGGGTGAGAAGGAAGTTCTCCACGACGTGAATCTTGAAGTGCGCGCGGGCGATGTCGTCGCGCTGGTCGGCCCGAGCGGCTCCGGGAAGACGACCCTGGTGAACCTGATTCCACGCTTCTTCGACGTTACCAGCGGGCGGCTGCTGGTCGATGGACACGATGTCCGCGATGTAAGCCTTGCCTCGCTTCGCGCGCAGATTGCCAAGGTAACGCAGGAGACGATTCTTTTTAACGATACGGTGCGGAACAACATCGCCTATGGTCAGCCGGATGTTCCCATGAGCCGCGTGCTCGATGCTGCCAGGGCCGCGCTGGCGCACGACTTCATCCTTCGCCTGCCGGAGGGTTATGACACGATCATCGGAGAGCGGGGATTCCGGCTCTCAGGCGGCGAGCGGCAGCGCCTGGCCATTGCACGCGCCCTGTTGAAGAATGCACCGCTGCTGATTCTGGATGAAGCGACCTCGGCGCTTGACACCGAGAGCGAGTTGCTGGTGCAGACCGCTCTTGCCAACCTGATGACGGATCGGACTACGGTGGTGATCGCGCATCGTTTATCGACCGTGCGGCGCGCCACGCGCATCGCCGTGCTGGAGGACGGGCGCGTCACCGCAGTTGGCCCGCATGAGGAATTGCTGCAGATTTCGCCCACGTATCAGCGTCTCTACCAACTGCAATTTGCGGATGCCGGCGACATTCCATTGCACGAACCGCAGCCGATCGACGAGTAG
- the rapZ gene encoding RNase adapter RapZ codes for MPRKMKPASKRVAAKARKHRPKASDPALSEDSRELVILTGISGSGKASALKAFEDMGFYSVDNMPMELIPRFADLVRQSSEITRAAIVVDVREGQTLDRFPALLREVRRLLPTRVLFLDASDAVLQRRYSETRRPHPLGKKKSVVLSLRSERKLLDPVRNLADITLDTTNFNVHELRASIQGKFEHGSSDKDLLISCVSFGFKNGVPLDADLVFDVRFLPNPHFVPEFRPLTGKHPKVAAYIRRFPQTAEFLDRTTDLLLFLLPYYIQEGKSYLTVAFGCTGGQHRSVMIAEEMRKRLSKEGYRVKSTHRDMPR; via the coding sequence ATGCCGCGCAAAATGAAACCCGCGTCGAAAAGAGTCGCTGCCAAGGCTCGCAAACACAGACCGAAGGCCTCCGATCCGGCGCTGTCGGAGGATTCGCGGGAACTGGTCATCCTCACAGGCATCTCGGGGTCGGGTAAGGCGTCTGCGCTCAAGGCATTTGAAGACATGGGATTTTACTCCGTCGACAATATGCCGATGGAGCTGATTCCGCGCTTCGCGGACCTGGTTCGCCAGTCCAGTGAGATTACCCGCGCGGCGATTGTCGTTGATGTGCGCGAGGGCCAGACGCTCGATCGTTTTCCCGCCCTGCTGCGCGAAGTGCGCCGGCTGCTCCCCACGCGAGTTCTGTTTCTGGATGCCTCGGATGCGGTGCTGCAACGTCGTTATTCGGAGACGCGGCGGCCGCACCCGCTGGGGAAGAAGAAGTCGGTAGTGCTCTCCCTGCGCTCCGAGCGCAAGCTGCTGGATCCGGTACGGAATCTGGCAGACATCACCCTGGATACGACGAACTTCAATGTTCACGAGCTTCGCGCTTCCATCCAGGGAAAATTCGAGCACGGCAGCAGCGACAAGGACTTGCTGATCTCCTGCGTCAGCTTCGGCTTCAAGAACGGCGTGCCGCTGGATGCGGACCTGGTCTTCGATGTACGCTTTCTTCCCAATCCTCATTTCGTGCCGGAGTTTCGCCCGCTTACCGGCAAGCATCCCAAGGTTGCCGCCTATATCCGGCGCTTTCCGCAAACGGCGGAGTTCCTGGATCGTACAACCGACCTGCTGCTCTTCCTGCTGCCGTATTACATTCAGGAAGGGAAGAGCTACCTGACGGTTGCCTTCGGCTGCACCGGCGGCCAGCACCGCTCCGTAATGATTGCGGAAGAGATGCGCAAGCGGCTCAGCAAGGAAGGTTACCGCGTGAAGTCCACGCACCGGGATATGCCACGATAG
- a CDS encoding EAL domain-containing protein: protein MDTFSFLPDHSVLEALPCCVLMQHGGRIVYCNPSARALLGLEEGAAVDLPVSEVLLGAYPGLKLAQEGPANGSRSSLKAQGEGAAKDGGEERPPSSNRTSFECVLAGVGGHLIPVCGSYVVLNTSELLILIAALPLASEDGTPNRSTFLEELLDSSPEATVITHGSRILHVNPEFGRLFGYSEEDALGKTIEDLIVPEGRAHECEILTHSVDVHGRASMETVRQHRSGELIDVSILMAPVVMLGERVGYFASYRDIREQKAIEARLQHDALHDALTGLANRALFLDRLETTIARKQRRPDMNYAVMFFDLDRLKYINDTLGHAGGDIVLMTIADRMRSCFRPQDTVARFGGDEFAILLENVTSFLDVKLIAQRMQQEISKPIEVFGHQIVVSGSTGIAFGTAQHTKADEILRDADFAMYRAKSDGGGRHAVFDDAMEMHASVSIHRENELRRAFDEHQFEVWYQPVYHLESGVLEGFEALLRWRRPGGILYPLVDVLPLAEQTGLILPIGHMVIEQACRQARKWDEAMPDSCLSTSVNLSPRQFNQPDLVDMIAEALKRSGVAPGRIRVEIPERAIHQNPDIAVGVFQRLMDLGVSVALDNFGAGLASMNFLVRLPMDLVKIDRRLIAYLPSPGRDAALLNTLFDLGRALRVQMLAEGVETRQQLQALRKLGCDLGQGHLFSPAVPVEAAEKIAQAGQWSASGQATPDPKSLW from the coding sequence TTGGACACTTTTTCGTTTCTGCCGGATCATTCCGTGCTGGAGGCCCTGCCTTGCTGCGTTCTCATGCAGCATGGTGGCCGGATTGTCTATTGCAATCCGTCTGCGCGAGCCCTGCTCGGGCTGGAAGAGGGTGCGGCGGTAGACCTGCCGGTGTCCGAGGTCCTGTTGGGTGCCTATCCCGGACTGAAGCTTGCGCAGGAGGGACCAGCGAACGGGTCCCGAAGCAGCCTGAAAGCCCAGGGCGAAGGCGCTGCCAAAGATGGAGGCGAGGAGCGGCCGCCGTCCAGCAACCGGACAAGTTTTGAATGCGTTCTTGCCGGGGTGGGCGGTCACCTGATTCCGGTCTGCGGCAGCTACGTGGTTCTAAATACTTCAGAGTTGCTGATCCTGATTGCGGCGTTGCCGCTGGCCTCGGAGGATGGGACTCCCAACCGCTCCACCTTTCTGGAGGAGTTGCTGGACAGCTCGCCGGAAGCCACCGTAATCACGCACGGATCGCGAATTCTGCACGTAAACCCGGAATTTGGGAGACTCTTCGGTTACAGCGAGGAGGACGCCCTGGGAAAGACCATCGAGGATCTGATCGTTCCGGAAGGCAGGGCCCACGAGTGCGAGATCCTGACCCACTCGGTCGATGTTCATGGCCGGGCATCGATGGAGACGGTGCGCCAGCACCGGAGCGGAGAGCTGATCGATGTTTCTATCCTGATGGCTCCAGTCGTGATGCTGGGAGAGCGCGTCGGCTACTTCGCGAGTTACCGCGACATTCGTGAGCAGAAGGCGATTGAGGCCCGGCTCCAGCATGATGCGCTGCACGATGCATTGACGGGCCTGGCCAACCGCGCCCTCTTCCTGGACCGCCTGGAGACGACGATTGCCCGCAAGCAGAGGCGTCCCGATATGAACTATGCGGTGATGTTCTTCGACCTCGACCGGCTTAAGTACATCAATGACACGCTGGGCCATGCCGGCGGAGATATCGTCCTGATGACCATTGCTGACCGGATGCGATCCTGCTTCCGTCCGCAGGACACGGTGGCGCGATTTGGCGGAGATGAGTTTGCCATACTACTTGAGAATGTGACCAGCTTCCTCGACGTGAAGCTGATCGCGCAGCGCATGCAGCAGGAGATCAGCAAGCCGATCGAGGTATTCGGCCATCAGATTGTAGTAAGCGGCAGCACCGGCATCGCCTTTGGAACGGCGCAGCACACCAAAGCAGACGAGATCCTACGCGACGCTGACTTTGCCATGTATCGCGCCAAGTCCGATGGCGGCGGCAGGCACGCCGTCTTCGACGACGCCATGGAGATGCATGCCAGTGTTTCTATCCATCGGGAAAATGAACTGCGGCGCGCATTCGATGAGCATCAGTTCGAGGTCTGGTATCAGCCTGTCTACCATCTGGAGAGCGGGGTCCTGGAGGGCTTTGAGGCTCTGCTGCGGTGGCGGCGTCCGGGTGGCATTCTCTATCCTCTGGTGGACGTGCTGCCGCTGGCGGAGCAGACGGGGCTCATCCTTCCCATCGGTCACATGGTGATCGAGCAGGCATGCCGCCAGGCGCGGAAGTGGGATGAGGCTATGCCGGATTCCTGTCTGAGCACGAGCGTTAACCTTTCTCCCCGGCAGTTCAATCAGCCTGACCTGGTAGATATGATCGCGGAGGCGCTGAAGCGCAGCGGAGTGGCGCCGGGACGAATTCGGGTGGAGATTCCGGAGCGGGCCATCCACCAGAATCCCGACATAGCCGTAGGCGTCTTTCAACGGCTGATGGACCTGGGAGTGAGCGTTGCGCTGGATAACTTCGGCGCCGGCCTTGCGTCCATGAACTTTCTCGTGCGGTTGCCGATGGACCTCGTCAAGATCGACCGGCGGCTGATCGCCTACCTGCCCTCCCCGGGTCGGGATGCTGCGCTGCTCAACACCCTCTTCGACCTGGGACGGGCTTTGCGCGTGCAGATGCTGGCGGAAGGGGTGGAGACCAGGCAGCAGTTGCAGGCGCTCCGCAAACTGGGCTGTGACCTGGGTCAGGGGCATCTCTTCTCTCCTGCGGTCCCGGTGGAGGCCGCGGAAAAGATTGCTCAGGCGGGTCAGTGGTCGGCATCGGGCCAGGCGACGCCCGATCCTAAATCCCTCTGGTAA
- the raiA gene encoding ribosome-associated translation inhibitor RaiA has translation MMQIEYTGRQVTITKPLRAMADEGIERISKILGKATSAHVVLTAEKYRQMAEVTVKTRLQTILGASESTNLEIALREALEKAVNQAIRYKERARDGKRLPKEEKHAAEPELARSRRPRVPAAPAKKTEEKPVSKAKGRSKPVLAVTVHSFPVRVPIPEPHVVRSTDSVALRPMTLEEAVKEAEFRDRDVFVFRDLEGTVMVLHRTRDGKMELIEAP, from the coding sequence ATGATGCAAATTGAATACACCGGCAGACAGGTAACAATCACCAAACCCCTGCGCGCGATGGCGGATGAGGGGATTGAGAGAATCAGCAAAATCCTTGGCAAAGCGACCAGTGCTCATGTGGTGCTTACCGCCGAGAAATATCGTCAGATGGCGGAGGTGACGGTCAAGACGCGTCTGCAGACGATTCTGGGTGCGTCGGAATCGACCAACCTGGAGATCGCTCTCCGTGAGGCGCTGGAGAAGGCCGTGAACCAGGCGATCCGCTACAAGGAGCGCGCGCGCGACGGCAAGCGCCTGCCAAAGGAAGAGAAGCATGCAGCGGAGCCGGAACTGGCCCGCTCGCGGCGGCCTAGAGTACCGGCAGCCCCGGCGAAAAAGACGGAAGAGAAGCCTGTTTCCAAGGCGAAGGGCCGCTCCAAGCCTGTTCTGGCAGTCACGGTCCATTCCTTTCCGGTGCGGGTTCCTATTCCCGAACCCCATGTCGTCCGCTCGACGGATTCCGTGGCATTGCGCCCCATGACGCTTGAAGAGGCGGTCAAGGAGGCAGAGTTCCGCGATCGCGACGTATTTGTTTTCCGCGACCTGGAGGGCACGGTGATGGTCCTGCACCGAACCAGGGATGGCAAGATGGAGTTAATCGAGGCTCCATAG
- a CDS encoding RNA polymerase sigma-54 factor, with protein MSLLQPKLSLKVSQRQVLTPGLMQMVSVLALNKLELKEMINAEIVENPVLEELDENVPLLDEVAGREAERERSVEEVAADAAKDEKSDPFEEIDFGSYFQDYLDPGYRTQSNFEISDKPSFENFLSQPSTLTDHLFWQLGSLSLSPAVREAAEYLIGNLDEDGYLTATDEELLEGFLRETLEGQEAPLDLSKEASQPHGGPGLAAARSNEAVTPAPDAPGANGAAPRTGKPMAKEAVLNHPEAANARRRLKAALAIVQGLDPVGIAARDLRDCLLLQVRAQAAEFDAVSAEHQSAAKRAAATEAQEILPTAEEESTSSEASVEKAAEEVASSAADSDIECRKKLFECVTKIVESHLSLLQKRDLRELAKAVGRPLEQVQRAFEFIRTLDPRPGQRYNRSDARLIEPDVAFVKRGDEYVVVMNEEDLPTLRLNQGYRKLLSQDGTEKDVKDYVKERYRSALQLMRNIEQRKNTILRTCESIVRRQQEFLEYGVEALKPMMIKEVAEEIGVHPSTVSRAVSSKYVHTSQGVFELRFFFSEGVNGPEGAGTPLMLLKRKVKKLIEDEDSHKPLTDDQIAHLLQTQGINVTRRTVAKYREDMHIPSTHQRRVRD; from the coding sequence ATGTCTCTTTTGCAGCCCAAGCTTAGTTTAAAGGTGTCGCAGCGACAGGTCCTGACCCCTGGCCTCATGCAGATGGTCAGCGTTCTGGCGCTGAACAAGCTCGAACTGAAAGAGATGATCAACGCCGAAATCGTGGAAAATCCGGTTCTGGAAGAGCTGGACGAGAACGTCCCTCTGCTGGATGAGGTAGCCGGCCGCGAGGCGGAACGCGAGCGCTCGGTAGAGGAGGTCGCCGCGGATGCAGCCAAGGACGAGAAATCCGATCCCTTCGAGGAGATCGACTTTGGCTCATATTTCCAGGATTACCTCGACCCCGGGTATCGGACGCAGAGCAATTTTGAGATTAGCGACAAGCCTTCTTTTGAGAACTTCCTGTCGCAGCCCAGCACGCTTACCGACCATCTTTTCTGGCAGCTTGGTTCGCTGAGTCTGTCCCCGGCGGTGCGCGAGGCGGCCGAATACCTTATTGGCAACCTCGATGAGGATGGATACCTGACGGCCACCGACGAAGAGCTGCTTGAGGGCTTTCTTCGCGAGACCCTGGAAGGGCAGGAGGCTCCGCTCGATCTGTCAAAAGAGGCCTCGCAGCCACATGGCGGCCCGGGCCTGGCAGCGGCTCGATCGAATGAAGCTGTAACTCCGGCTCCGGACGCGCCGGGTGCGAATGGAGCGGCTCCGCGCACGGGGAAACCTATGGCAAAGGAAGCCGTGCTGAACCATCCAGAGGCCGCGAACGCGCGCAGACGCCTCAAGGCCGCTCTTGCCATTGTGCAGGGGCTGGATCCTGTTGGAATTGCGGCGCGCGACCTGCGTGACTGCCTGCTGCTTCAGGTTCGTGCGCAGGCCGCGGAGTTTGACGCAGTCTCCGCGGAGCACCAGTCTGCGGCGAAACGAGCTGCGGCTACTGAAGCGCAGGAAATTCTCCCCACGGCTGAGGAAGAAAGCACCTCTTCGGAAGCATCCGTGGAGAAGGCCGCGGAAGAGGTCGCGTCTTCTGCCGCCGATTCTGATATCGAGTGCCGTAAGAAGCTCTTCGAGTGCGTCACGAAGATTGTGGAGTCGCATCTGTCGCTGTTACAGAAGCGGGATCTTCGTGAGCTGGCAAAGGCTGTGGGCAGGCCCCTGGAGCAGGTTCAGCGGGCATTCGAATTCATCCGTACCCTCGATCCACGGCCCGGGCAGCGCTATAACCGCTCCGATGCAAGGCTGATTGAGCCGGATGTTGCGTTCGTCAAGCGCGGCGATGAGTACGTCGTGGTGATGAATGAAGAAGATCTGCCGACTCTCCGCCTGAACCAGGGGTATCGGAAATTGCTTTCGCAGGATGGAACCGAGAAAGACGTGAAGGATTACGTCAAGGAGCGGTATCGTTCGGCGCTGCAGTTGATGCGGAACATCGAGCAGCGCAAGAACACCATCTTGCGTACCTGCGAGTCGATCGTCCGCCGGCAGCAGGAGTTTCTCGAGTATGGAGTGGAAGCCCTGAAGCCGATGATGATCAAGGAGGTCGCGGAGGAGATCGGAGTGCATCCCTCCACCGTCAGCCGGGCCGTCAGCAGCAAATACGTCCACACCTCGCAGGGGGTCTTTGAGCTGCGCTTCTTCTTTTCGGAGGGCGTGAATGGACCGGAGGGCGCGGGCACGCCGCTGATGCTGCTGAAGCGCAAGGTTAAGAAGCTGATTGAGGACGAGGATTCGCATAAGCCGCTTACCGACGATCAGATCGCGCACCTGCTGCAGACCCAGGGCATCAACGTGACACGCAGAACGGTTGCGAAATACCGGGAAGATATGCACATCCCCAGTACGCACCAACGTCGCGTCCGGGATTGA
- the lptB gene encoding LPS export ABC transporter ATP-binding protein — translation MQKLSTDEISKSYKGRQVVRGVSLEISQGEVVGLLGPNGAGKTTTFYMIVGLLAPEGGHILADSTDITRVPMYLRARQYGISYLPQEPSVFRKLTVEENILAVLEAQSLSWEMRRSRTEKLIDQLNLGHIRKTRGYALSGGERRRVEIARCLCIQPSFILLDEPFSGIDPIAVLDLQQIIFDLKASGIGVLITDHNVRETLSVTDRAYIINEGRIFKAGTPEELGRDSEVRRIYLGEGFSLA, via the coding sequence ATGCAGAAGCTTTCGACCGACGAAATCAGCAAGTCGTATAAGGGCCGCCAGGTCGTGCGCGGGGTCAGCCTCGAGATTTCGCAGGGCGAAGTGGTTGGTCTTCTGGGGCCAAACGGCGCGGGCAAGACGACCACCTTCTACATGATCGTGGGGCTGCTGGCGCCGGAGGGTGGCCACATCCTCGCCGATTCGACCGATATTACCCGCGTGCCCATGTACCTGCGCGCGCGCCAGTATGGCATCAGTTATCTGCCGCAGGAGCCCTCGGTATTTCGCAAGCTTACGGTCGAGGAGAACATCCTGGCGGTGCTGGAGGCGCAATCGCTGTCCTGGGAGATGCGCAGGAGCCGTACCGAGAAGCTGATCGATCAACTGAACCTGGGGCATATCCGGAAAACCCGCGGTTATGCGCTCTCCGGGGGCGAACGCCGCCGGGTGGAGATCGCCCGTTGTCTTTGCATTCAGCCGTCCTTCATCCTGCTGGACGAGCCATTTTCAGGAATCGATCCCATTGCGGTTCTGGACCTGCAACAAATCATCTTTGATTTGAAGGCGAGTGGTATCGGCGTCCTGATTACCGACCATAATGTTCGGGAGACGCTTTCGGTGACGGATCGTGCCTACATTATCAACGAGGGCAGGATCTTTAAAGCCGGGACGCCCGAGGAGTTGGGGCGCGATTCCGAGGTTCGCCGTATCTACCTGGGCGAAGGATTCTCGCTCGCATAG
- a CDS encoding LptA/OstA family protein, producing the protein MRITVERLRTGIVILAVLLVTTILLFFGAARFARRHLVRDLPEKLGVHVQSSAQGFTFSKSQKGRTLFTLHAAKAVQYKGGGRATLHDVSIILYGKQGDRTDRIYGSDFEYDPIKGIAQANGDVELDLQAPAPTGSNKAPSSDHGPSTIHVKTSGLVFDKNTGIASTDKTVEFRFPQAEGKATGANYDSQKGELLLSSAVELNSSLRGKAFLLHSSHAQFLRDARQAILWNVDSKYLQGRSEADQLTLYFRPDGSAEHAEARGNVHLKTDDGRELMAQSGSIVLDQKSEPQSAHLAGGVLFHSEDAERRLRATAGEGTVQFGSKGMLRHAQLRNSVSMLEEQIRLAGDPKGSANRQVRANQLDMDFVADANRHSNPVRSLATGNAVVVLHTNRSNTPPENETLQGDSLLANLGPGMTLTSLEGKGHTRLTDVSADGATQTSTGDTLLVKLQPDRKSRPAMGEKAGDKTARPGSPNSSAIEIQSALQQGNVVLTQTPGKQKGKAEQPALTAKAQRAEYTGSSQVLRLDGSPRILQGGLEITAQTFEVARASGDALAEGDVKATYQQGPNQGPNQGPNQGPGQGFSGAPVAFGGQDPVHIVADRANLLRASGDAVFRGQARLWQGTNSIAAPVIELSRAQQTLKAHGDGAGGKGQVNAAFLSPSSAGKQQGVVRLQSRDLVYSDAERKAVFRGKVIAQDGAGTIRSDETEVVLAPGQQAPGQKSSGMQAQVDHLTATGHVSLEQAGRKGTGERLAYSTQTGLFVLAGTPSAPPRLVDPERGTVTGAALIFNSRDDSVSVSGGKSGAVTETRVPR; encoded by the coding sequence ATGCGCATAACGGTAGAAAGGCTCCGGACCGGCATCGTCATACTGGCAGTTTTGCTGGTAACGACGATTCTTCTCTTTTTCGGGGCTGCGCGTTTTGCCCGGCGTCATCTGGTGCGGGATCTGCCTGAGAAGCTGGGAGTTCATGTTCAGTCGTCCGCCCAGGGATTCACCTTTTCGAAGTCGCAGAAGGGGCGCACGCTTTTTACCCTGCACGCGGCCAAGGCCGTGCAATATAAGGGCGGGGGACGCGCCACGCTGCACGACGTCAGCATCATCCTCTACGGCAAACAGGGAGATCGAACCGACCGGATCTATGGCTCGGATTTTGAATACGATCCGATCAAGGGGATAGCCCAGGCCAACGGCGATGTGGAGCTGGACCTGCAGGCGCCGGCCCCCACCGGTTCCAACAAGGCGCCAAGCAGCGACCACGGCCCGTCCACGATCCATGTGAAGACGAGCGGCCTGGTCTTCGACAAGAACACCGGCATCGCCTCAACGGATAAGACCGTGGAATTCCGCTTTCCGCAGGCGGAGGGCAAGGCTACCGGGGCGAATTACGACTCTCAGAAGGGCGAACTGCTGTTGTCCAGCGCAGTTGAGCTCAACAGCAGCCTGCGCGGCAAAGCCTTTCTTCTTCACTCCAGCCATGCACAGTTTCTTCGGGATGCGCGCCAGGCCATCTTATGGAATGTGGATTCGAAATACCTGCAGGGGCGGAGCGAGGCCGATCAACTGACTCTGTATTTTCGTCCGGATGGTTCGGCGGAGCACGCGGAGGCGCGCGGCAATGTACATCTGAAGACGGACGATGGCCGGGAGTTGATGGCGCAGAGCGGTTCCATAGTGCTGGACCAGAAAAGCGAGCCGCAGAGCGCGCACCTGGCTGGCGGAGTCCTCTTCCATTCCGAAGATGCAGAGCGCCGCCTGCGGGCAACCGCGGGAGAAGGTACGGTGCAGTTTGGCAGCAAGGGAATGCTGCGACACGCGCAACTGCGCAACTCCGTCAGCATGCTTGAGGAGCAGATCCGGCTGGCTGGCGATCCCAAAGGCTCGGCAAATCGCCAGGTTCGGGCAAATCAGCTGGATATGGATTTTGTCGCGGATGCGAATCGTCATTCGAATCCGGTGCGCTCCCTGGCGACCGGTAACGCCGTGGTCGTGCTGCATACCAACCGTTCCAATACGCCGCCAGAGAATGAGACTTTGCAGGGGGACTCGCTGCTGGCAAATCTCGGCCCGGGTATGACCCTGACCAGCCTGGAGGGGAAGGGGCACACGCGTCTGACGGATGTATCCGCGGATGGCGCGACCCAGACCAGCACCGGCGATACGCTGCTAGTGAAGTTGCAGCCGGATAGGAAATCGCGGCCGGCGATGGGGGAGAAGGCCGGGGACAAGACCGCCAGGCCGGGGTCGCCAAATTCTTCCGCAATTGAGATTCAATCCGCGCTGCAGCAGGGTAACGTGGTGCTGACGCAGACTCCGGGAAAGCAAAAAGGCAAGGCGGAGCAGCCTGCGCTGACAGCGAAAGCTCAGCGAGCCGAGTACACCGGCAGCAGCCAGGTGCTTCGGCTGGATGGATCTCCTCGCATTTTGCAGGGTGGCCTGGAGATTACGGCACAGACGTTTGAGGTAGCGCGAGCCAGCGGCGATGCGTTGGCCGAGGGCGATGTGAAGGCTACCTACCAGCAAGGACCTAATCAAGGCCCCAATCAGGGTCCAAACCAGGGCCCCGGCCAGGGCTTCAGCGGAGCGCCGGTTGCCTTTGGCGGCCAGGATCCTGTGCATATTGTGGCCGATCGGGCCAATCTGCTGCGCGCCTCGGGCGATGCGGTCTTCCGTGGCCAGGCGCGGCTTTGGCAGGGAACCAATTCGATTGCGGCGCCGGTGATCGAGCTCTCTCGTGCGCAGCAGACGCTGAAGGCGCACGGCGATGGGGCTGGAGGCAAGGGGCAGGTGAATGCGGCGTTCCTTAGCCCTTCCAGCGCGGGCAAGCAGCAGGGCGTGGTGCGCCTGCAGAGCCGCGATCTGGTCTACTCCGATGCCGAGCGTAAGGCGGTCTTCCGCGGCAAAGTGATCGCGCAGGATGGGGCGGGAACGATTCGCTCGGACGAGACCGAGGTGGTGCTGGCGCCGGGCCAGCAGGCCCCGGGACAGAAAAGCAGCGGGATGCAGGCGCAGGTCGATCACCTGACTGCAACCGGACACGTGAGCCTGGAGCAGGCTGGCCGCAAGGGGACTGGAGAGCGGCTGGCCTATAGCACCCAGACCGGCTTGTTCGTGCTCGCGGGCACGCCCTCCGCTCCTCCGCGGCTGGTGGATCCCGAGCGGGGAACCGTGACGGGCGCCGCGTTGATTTTCAATAGTCGCGATGATAGCGTCAGTGTGAGTGGAGGAAAGTCGGGCGCCGTCACCGAGACGCGCGTTCCCAGGTAA